In Salinibaculum sp. SYNS191, the genomic window AAGTCGAGGGCGTGGCCGCAGGCACAGCGCCAGGGCGCGTCGGCGGTCAGGTCGTACTCGCGGCCGCAGGACTCGCAGACGTACATACGCGGGCCGAGGACCCGCGGGCACATCAGACTGGGGTTAGCCGGCCGGTTCCAGCACCTCGACCAGGTTTCCCTCCGGGTCCCGGACGAAGCAGATGCGCGTGCCGCTCTCGGTGGTCTGTGGCTCCGAGAGCGTGGTCACGTCCTCGGACAGCGCGCGGTAGAAGTCGTCCAGGTCGTCGACCTCCAGCCCGAGGTGTTTCGCACCGGGCTGGTTGACGCGCTCGGCGTGGGCCGCCTCGCCCTCGGGGTCGTACTCGACGAGTTCCAGCCGGATGCCGTCGGCGTCGAGGTGCGCGAAGCGGCCGGTGGCGTTCGGGACGTCAACGCCGGTCGAGAAGGCCTCGCCGGAGACAGAGAAGCGGGCAAGGACCGGCAGGTCGAAGGTCTCCTCGTAGAACTCGACGGCCCGTTCGAGGTCCGCGACTGTGACGCCGACGTGGTGTGCTGCGGGCATGGTCGGACGGCCGGTCCGGTCGGCAAAGTCGGTGTCGGTGGTGGGAGAGGAGAGAGCAGAGCGGCGGCGCGGTGGCCGGGAGCGCGTTTCATCGCGCGCACCGGGAGACCTTCGGTCTCCCGAGCCTCGCGGTGCAACCGCGAGAACCCGGGGAAGGGCAGGCCTGCTACGAGCATCCGCGCGAGCGCGGTTCCCTGCGAGCGCTCTACCGAGCGCGAGGAGCCTTTTTCCCCAAGTTTTTACGAGGAGTGGTGCGGTGCGCGCCGAAGGCGCGCCCGACACCCGACGAAGTAAAAAGTGGCTCAGTAAGTATCGATGTCCGTCCCGACAGAACACACGTACTCGCCGGCGGCGACGTGGGGGTACCGGCGGGCGCGCCAGAAGACGCCGCGGGAGTCCGCCGTGACCTCCGTCTTCGTGGTGCCGAAGACGTCGGTGACCTCGAACAGCGTCTCGCCGGCGGTGACGCGGTCGCCGAGGTCGGCGTGGAAGCGAACGAGGCCCCCGTTTGGTGCGCCGTACTGCTCGAAGCTGTTGGCCCGCGTCTGCGGGCGCGGCGCGACCGTGCCGTCGAGGAAGCCGTAGTAGCGGAGAACGTTGAAGACGCCGTCGACGCCGGCCCTGATGGACTGCTCGTCCCAGCCGACGCTGCCGCCGAGTTCGGGGTCGACGGTCGGGATGCCCTCGTCGGGGCCGGCGCGGGCGAGTTGCCCGTCGGGGCCCTTCTGGTCGAGGACGTGCCCGCAGCCGAAGACCTTCGCGAGTTCGAGACACTCGTCGTGGAGGCGGTGGCGGGCACCGCAGCGGACGCGGACCTCCTCTATCATCCGGGAGGTCGAGCCCTGGTGGAGGTCGAGGATGAAGTCGGCACGCGTGGCCGCGTCGAAGGTGGCGGCGGCGATGCGCTCGGAGGTGGTGCCGGTGGCGTCGCCGGGGTACGCGCGGTTGAGCTTGGTGTCGTCGATGGGATTGCGGTGTTCGGCCACCTGGAAGGCGTAGTAGTTCGTGACGCCGACCACGAGAACGGTCCCGGCGAGGTCACCGGGGTCGAGCTGTGGGACGACGCGCTGGACGACGCCGACGCCGTTGAGTTCGTCGCCGTCGCTGGCGGCCTGGATGTAGAGCGTTTTGCCGTCGCGAGCGCCGTTGATGACCGCGACAGGGAGCCCGACGGCGCTCCCGTCACGGGTCTCGCCGACGTGGAGCCGACCGGTATCGACCTCGCCGGGCGCGGCACTCGCGGTGCCGAGACTCGTCATACCGGTGAGTGGACGGCCCCACACTCTTTAGCAGTTCGATACCGGCCGGACGGGAAGACCGACGCGACTATGGGGCTCTCGGCCCTACACGACGGTGTGTCATCCACCGAGGAAACCGCGGGCGGGCGGGCCGCACTGGTCGAAGCGCTGGAGGTC contains:
- a CDS encoding VOC family protein; this translates as MPAAHHVGVTVADLERAVEFYEETFDLPVLARFSVSGEAFSTGVDVPNATGRFAHLDADGIRLELVEYDPEGEAAHAERVNQPGAKHLGLEVDDLDDFYRALSEDVTTLSEPQTTESGTRICFVRDPEGNLVEVLEPAG
- a CDS encoding succinylglutamate desuccinylase/aspartoacylase family protein, which encodes MTSLGTASAAPGEVDTGRLHVGETRDGSAVGLPVAVINGARDGKTLYIQAASDGDELNGVGVVQRVVPQLDPGDLAGTVLVVGVTNYYAFQVAEHRNPIDDTKLNRAYPGDATGTTSERIAAATFDAATRADFILDLHQGSTSRMIEEVRVRCGARHRLHDECLELAKVFGCGHVLDQKGPDGQLARAGPDEGIPTVDPELGGSVGWDEQSIRAGVDGVFNVLRYYGFLDGTVAPRPQTRANSFEQYGAPNGGLVRFHADLGDRVTAGETLFEVTDVFGTTKTEVTADSRGVFWRARRYPHVAAGEYVCSVGTDIDTY